From a region of the Vanrija pseudolonga chromosome 2, complete sequence genome:
- the cox24 gene encoding Mitochondrial mRNA-processing protein cox24: protein MLLRRLYSSPASRAAAAPLEASSTTRAPTRGRSRPVRVALKRTPVVAPVAAEPTRGRRLRRALAPAPAAETTSEMPFSTQFSFRPVTLFPFQAGLHLGFTPAHMPLPVHAGTASYLQPGRGATASFERPAAPSALDALASAPASNGSSLGDHLRLTRAFAHPAMSHHLGQQAAAPSVAVLDVDHDTQVTAALDAAASRHAEAAGSVWDAALARLGGRVAEPAAPSAAEQASLDDALKGLNGLLARLDVTAIDEVVSLDSVKRKRKKKMNKHKYQKRRKASRAERKRLGK, encoded by the exons ATGTTGCTGCGACGACTATactcgtcgcccgcgtcgcgcgccgccgctgcgccgctcgaggcctcgtcgacgacccgcgcgccgacgcgcggccGCTCCCGCCCCGTCCGCGTGGCGCTCAAGCGCacccccgtcgtcgcgcctgtcgccgccgagccgacccgcggccgccgcctccgccgtgcgctcgcccccgcgcctgccgccgagACGACGTCCGAGATGCCCTTCTCGACCCAGTTCTCGTTCCGCCCAGTCACGCTCTTCCCGTTCCAGGCCGGCCTGCATCTCGGCTTCACGCCCGCGCACATGCCGCTGCCGGTCCACGCCGGCACCGCGTCCTACCTCCAgcctgggcgcggcgcgaccgccTCCTTTGAGCGGCCAGCGGCCCCGTCGGCtcttgacgcgctcgcgtcggcgccggcgagcaaCGGCTCGAGCCTCGGCGACCACCTCCGCCTCACGCGCGCGTTCGCGCACCCCGCCATGAGCCACCACCTTggccagcaggccgccgcgcctaGCGTGGCGGTGCTTGACGTCGACCACGACACGCAGGTCactgccgccctcgacgctgccgcgtcacggcacgccgaggccgctggcAGCGTGTgggacgccgcgctcgcccgcctcggtgGACGCGTTGCCGAGCCTGCCGCCCcctctgccgccgagcaggccagcctcgacgacgcgctcaagggccTCAACGGTCTTCTTGCCCGCCTCGATGTCACCGCcatcgacgaggtcgtcagCCTCGACTCGgtcaagcgcaagcgcaaaAAGAAGATGAACAAGCACAAGTACCAGAAGAGGAGAAAG GCTTCCAGGGCTGAGCGCAAGCGTCTCGGCAAGTAG
- the pac_1 gene encoding Puromycin N-acetyltransferase — translation MTDDSEAAVTVRRVVSPSHAERAQIKRVLADAYGGSFGHMKILDHNPAANAQLVSSMVDHALRRHEVVVAEVGGRVAGAALDDDEDVFYPSLQHLPARMAEFLSEHVFLTQRYIVDATLPHAETEWWYLAWLGVTPRFQRRGVASALLRAKMAEAGGVPIGLRTDVDDNIPLYEHFGFAVRLEHTFRLPWGATWHERFLSYPADASTAVMRELAAEADACGCSKRA, via the exons ATGaccgacgactcggaggcggcggtgactgTCCGCCGCGTAGTGTCGCCGAGCC ATGCGGAACGGGCACAGATCAAACGCGTGCTCGCGGACGCGTACGGCGGGT cATTCGGGCACATGAAGATCCTAGACCATAACCCCGCTGCGAATGCCCAGCTTGTCAGCTCGATGGTGGACCACGCGCTCCGGCggcacgaggtcgtcgttgccgaaGTTGGGGGGCGGGTCGCTGGCGCTGCGTT agacgacgacgaagacgtcTTCTACCCCTCCCTCCAGCACCTCCCAGCGCGCATGGCCGAGTTTCTATCCGAGCAC GTCTTCCTCACACAGCGATACATTGTCGACGCGACACTCCCGCACGCAGAAACAGAGTGGTGGTACCTCGCGTGGCTGGGGGTCACGCCGCGGTtccagcggcgcggggtcgcgagcgcgctgctGAGAGCCAAgatggccgaggcgggcggggtgcCCATTGGGCTGAGGACGGACGTGGACGATAAT ATACCCCTCTACGAGCACTTTGGATTCGCCGTCCGACTCGAACACACCTTCCGCCTGCCGTGGGGCGCGACCTGGCACGAGCGTTTCCTGTCGTACCCTGCcgacgcgagcacggccgtcatgcgcgagctggcggccgaggcagaCGCGTGCGGGTGCTCGAAGCGGGCCTGA
- the ths1 gene encoding Threonine--tRNA ligase, cytoplasmic, with protein MAAPAAAATPAPAAAEAKPAAPAPAAGAGAGKDKKEKKEKKKGPPPSGELSPPPEFFEERIKIFDEHMAKYKAFVAEQPRVPITVTLPDGKKIEGTAWETTPLSIAKGIAASLADRVIIAKVNNQELWDLNRPLEASVDLALLDFDSPDNDYEARQVFWHSSAHVLGEACERSFEGCCLGYGPPLPEGGFFYDMGLANERTINQEDHKSIEQVASKVVKEKQPFERLSLPKEVLLEMFKYNKYKQHYINDKVPDGTSSTVYRCGPLIDLCLGPHVPHTGRIKSLAVTKNSSSYFLGDAKNDSFQRVYGMSFPDSKQMTEWKKLQEEAAKRDHRKIGKDQELWFFSELSPGSPFMLPHGKRIENALMKFVREEYHKRNFVEVGSPNMFNSKLWQTSGHWQHYAKDMFTLKVEEEQFALKPMNCPGHCVIFASRDRTYRELPIRMAEFGVLHRNEATGALSGLTRVRRFVQDDAHIFCTVDQIEQELYGAFDFLDAIYKPFGFTYRVGLSTRNPEKWMGDLAVWDKAEASLRAVLEDRVPGNWHTNPEDAAFYGPKLDFDLTDALGRKWQCGTIQLDFQLPERFDLEYRGKETASDGTQFHRPVMIHRAILGSIERFLAIITENCGGKWPFWLSPRQVVVIPVAAPFREYATQVAQRFSDAGIYAEADLSDNTLNKKIRTGQTQQYNFIMVVGEDEFKADAVNIRNRDDEVQGREQTVKIDEAIAKLVELRDTRALISKLN; from the exons AtggccgcccccgccgctgccgctacccccgcccccgctgccgccgaggcaaagcctgccgcgcctgctcctgcagctggcgccggcgccggcaaggacaagaaggagaagaaggagaagaagaagggccCTCCTCCCTCTGGCGAGCTCAGCCCCCCGCCCGAGTTCTTCGAGGAGCGTATCAAGATCTTTGACGAGCACATGGCAAAGTACAAGGCCtttgtcgccgagcagccccGCGTCCCCATCACCGTCACCCTGCCTGACGGCAAGAAGATTGAGGGTACCGCCTGGGAGACCACCCCCCTGTCCATCGCCAAGGGCATCGCCGCATCTTTGGCTGACCGTGTCATTATTGCCAAGGTCAACAACCAGGAGCTGTGGGACCTGAACCGCCCGCTCGAGGCCTCGGTCGACCTCGCACTCCTCGACTTTGACTCTCCCGACAACGACTACGAGGCGCGCCAGGTCTTCTGGCACTCGTCGGCacacgtcctcggcgaggcctGTGAGCGCTCGTTTGAGGGATGCTGCCTCGGCTACGGTCCTCCCCTTCCCGAGGGTGGTTTCTTCTACGACATGGGCCTCGCCAACGAGCGCACCATCAACCAGGAGGACCACAAGTCCATTGAGCAGGTCGCGTCcaaggtcgtcaaggagAAGCAGCCTTTCGAGCGTCTTTCGCTCCCCAAGGAGGTTCTCCTCGAGATGTTCAAG TACAACAAGTACAAGCAGCACTACATCAACGACAAGGTCCCTGAtggcacctcgtcgaccgtctACCGCTGTGGCCCTCTTATCGACCTGTGTCTCGGTCCCCACGTCCCCCACACCGGCCGTATCAAGTCGCTTGCTGTTACCAAG AACTCGTCGTCATACTTCCTCGGTGATGCCAAGAACGACTCGTTCCAGCGTGTCTACGGCATGTCGTTCCCCGACTCGAAGCAGATGACCGAGTGGAAGAAGctgcaggaggaggccgccaagcgcgaccaCCGCAAGATCGGCAAGGACCAGGAGCTGTGGTTCTTCTCGGAGCTCAGCCCCGGTTCGCCCTTCATGCTCCCCCACGGCAAGCGTATCGAGAACGCGCTTATGAAGTTTGTGCGCGAGGAGTACCACAAGCGCAACTttgtcgaggtcggctcGCCCAACATGTTCAACTCGAAGCTCTGGCAGACCTCGGGTCACTGGCAGCACTACGCCAAGGACATGTTCACcctcaaggtcgaggaggagcagttTGCCCTCAAGCCCATGAACTGCCCTGGCCACTGTGTCATCTTCGCTTCGCGTGACCGCACCTACCGTGAGCTCCCCATCCGCATGGCCGAGTTCGGTGTCCTCCACCGTAACGAGGCCACTGGTGCGCTTTCGGGCCTCACCCGTGTGAGGAGGTTCGTCCAGGACGATG CCCACATCTTCTGCACTGTCGACCAGATCGAGCAGGAGCTCTACGGCGCGTTCGacttcctcgacgccatctaCAAGCCCTTCGGCTTCACCTACCGTGTCGGTCTCTCGACCCGTAACCCCGAGAAGTGGAtgggcgacctcgccgtctgggacaaggccgaggcctcgCTCCGCGCTGTGCTCGAGGACCGCGTGCCCGGCAACTGGCACACCAaccccgaggacgccgccTTCTACGGCCCCaagctcgactttgacctcaccgacgccctcggccgcaaGTGGCAGTGTGGTACCATCCAGCTCGACTTCCAGCTGCCCGAGCGCTTCGACCTCGAGTACCGCGGCAAGGAGACTGCATCGGACGGCACTCAGTTCCACCGCCCCGTCATGATCCACCGTGCCATTCTCGGCTCGATCGAGCGcttcctcgccatcatcaccGAGAACTGCGGTGGCAAGTGGCCCTTCTGGCTCTCACCAcgccaggtcgtcgtcatccccgtcgccgccccctTCCGCGAGTACGCCACCCAGGTTGCTCAGCGCTTCTCGGACGCCGGCATctacgccgaggccgacctgtCGGACAACACCCTCAACAAGAAGATCCGTACCGGCCAGACCCAGCAGTACAACTTCATCATggttgtcggcgaggacgagttcaaggccgacgccgtcaacATCCGTAAccgtgacgacgaggtccaGGGCCGTGAGCAGACGGTCAAGATCGACGAGGCCATTGCcaagcttgtcgagctccgCGACACCCGCGCATTGATTTCCAAGCTCAACTAG
- the SEC24 gene encoding Protein transport protein SEC24 yields the protein MNVQEIHLPNGWEARWDAPSGQYVYYNTATGQSQWEVPTQPVHGGPAQSTSPPPQHAGGHSKRRQYPTQQMEQVYGTGQQPQQGSYSVGGYQQQQPQQPQQPGYPQQDAAPQFFTPGAADQTQQQPGYPQQGGYVQPQQPQYNQPGVDQVAGQFQNLNVGGQPQQPAGYGGQQYAPPQQTFAEPKQLHPVHTVNLIGLQPDVRALDAAPPPALLPSNASVTNSPHILPDPSYQRCTLSSMPATQSLLNKSKLPLALVMAPYRSFRESDGDDPVPVVSDSVIARCRRCRVYINPFVTFTEGGNRWKCCMCGLSNEVPQLFDWDSAENKPADRWARKELNHSVVEFIAPTEYMVRPPQPPVYCFVIDVSQPAIQSGMVATAARSILESLDNIPNEDRRTKIAFIAVSTSLHFFSLPGGPDQEASMLVVSDLTDVFLPQPVDLLVNLTESRPAIENLLGKLSEMFQDQHVVGNAFGSGLQAAHELIGKIGGKIVALSASLPTLGTGALKPRDDPKLLGTSKESSLLVAANSFYKTFAIECSKSQVSVDMFLFSSSYTDVATLSCLPRYTAGQTYLYPGFNASRSEDTIKFATEFGKSLAAPIGLEAVIRVRASRGIRMSAFHGNFFIRSTDLLALPVLPLDQNYVIELQLEEDLKQPFVVLQTAILHTTCYGERRIRVITQAMPTTDSIAQLYASADQVAIASWLANKAVEKTLSGGSLDDARNLVTNKVSDQLSVYKNQIAGSAGASAQLAVPANLALLPLLACALVKHVGLREGSTIPPDLRAYAQDLLTTLPTQSLIPYIHARFYSLHNMPAEAGTIGEHGVILPSPLNLTSERLERHGLFLIEDGQNMFLWVGQEAVPKLIQDVFDLDSYADLQGGKYTLPVLDNSFNTRVNAIIAKTRELRRGVYRPHLYVVKSDAEPALRSWALSLLIEDRMDHMSSYAQYLTRIKNKVSS from the exons ATGAACGTCCAGGAGATTCACTTGCCCAACGGCTGGGAGGCGAGGTGGGACGCCCCGTCTGGTCAATATGTCTACTACA ACACGGCAACGGGCCAGTCGCAGTGGGAGGTCCCAACCCAGCCAGTGCACGGCGGACCAGCTCAGTCGACGTCTCCGCCCCCACAGCACGCTGGCGGCCACTCTAAGAGGCGGCAGTACCCCACGCAGCAGATGGAGCAGGTGTACGGCACGGGCCAGCAGCCTCAGCAGGGAAGCTACTCTGTCGGCGGataccagcagcagcagcctcagcagccccagcagccggGCTACCCTCAGCAGGACGCGGCGCCCCAGTTCTTcacgcccggcgccgccgaccagacgcagcagcagccaggctACCCTCAGCAGGGTGGCTATgtccagccccagcagccaCAGTACAACcagcccggcgtcgaccagGTCGCGGGCCAGTTCCAGAACCTGAATGTCGGCGGtcagccccagcagcccgcAGGCTACGGCGGACAGCAGTACGCTCCGCCGCAGCAGACGTTCGCCGAGCCCAAGCAGCTGCACCCCGTGCACACTGTCAACCTGATCGGCCTGCAgcccgacgtgcgcgcgctcgacgccgctcccccgcccgcgcttCTCCCCTCGAACGCGTCCGTCACAAACTCGCCCCACATTCTCCCCGACCCGTCGTACCAACGTTGCACGCTCTCGTCGATGCCCGCGACCCAGAGCCTGCTCAACAAGTCCAAgctcccgctcgcgctcgtcatgGCGCCTTACCGCTCGTTCAGAGAgtcggacggcgacgacccgGTGCCTGTGGTTTCCGACTCGGTCATCGCCCgttgccgtcgctgccgagtATACATCAACCCCTTTGTCACCTTCACCGAGGGCGGCAACCGCTGGAAGTGCTGCATGTGTGGTCTGAGCAACGAGGTGCCCCAGCTCTTTGACTGGGACTCTGCCGAGAACAAGCCTGCCGACCGCTGGGCCCGCAAGGAGCTCAACCACTCGGTCGTCGAGTTCATCGCCCCGACCGAATACATGGTTCGCCCTCCCCAGCCTCCAGTTTACTGCTTCGTGATCGACGTCAGCCAGCCTGCGATCCAATCGGGCATGgtggcgaccgcggcgcgttcgatcctcgagtcgctcgacaACATCCCCAACGAGGACAGGCGGACCAAGATTGCCTTCATTGCCGTGTCGACCAGCCTGCACTTCTTCTCCCTCCCCGGTGGTCCCGACCAGGAGGCCTCGATGCTGGTTGTGTCGGATCTCACTGATGTGTTCCTGCCCCAGCCTGTCGACCTCCTTGTCAACCTCACCGAGTCGCGCCCTGCCATCGAGAACCTGCTCGGCAAGCTCAGCGAGATGTTCCAGGAccagcacgtcgtcggcaacgCCTTCGGCTCGGGTCTCCAGGCCGCCCACGAGCTGATCGGCAAGATTGGCGGCAAGATTGTCGCGCTCTCCGCCTCGCTCCCGACTCTCGGCACTGGTGCTCTCAAGCCCCGTGACGACcccaagctcctcggcacgTCCAAGGAGAgctcgctcctcgtcgccgccaacagCTTCTACAAGACTTTTGCTATCGAGTGCTCAAAGTCGCAGGTGTCGGTCGACATGTTCCtgttctcctcgtcgtacaCCGACGTCGCCACCCTGTCTTGCCTGCCCCGCTACACTGCCGGCCAGACGTACCTGTACCCCGGCTTCAACGCATCGCGCTCAGAGGACACGATCAAGTTTGCCACCGAGTTTGGCAAGTCGCTTGCCGCGCCCATCGGTCTCGAGGCCGTCATCCGTGTGCGTGCGTCGCGCGGTATCCGCATGTCGGCATTCCACGGCAACTTCTTCATCCGCTCCACGGACCTCCTCGCTCTTCCCGTGCTTCCTCTTGACCAGAACTACGTTATTGAGCTGCAATTGGAAGAGGACCTGAAGCAGCCATTCGTCGTGCTCCAGACCGCCATCTTGCATACCACGTGCTACGGCGAGCGCCGTATCCGAGTTATCACCCAGGCCATGCCTACGACCGACTCGATCGCGCAGCTGTACGCGTCCGCCGACCAGGTCGCCATTGCGTCGTGGCTCGCCAACAAGGCGGTCGAGAAGACGCTATCTGGCGGCTCCCTCGACGATGCCCGCAACCTTGTCACCAACAAGGTCAGCGACCAGCTGTCTGTGTACAAGAACCAGATTGCTGGCTCTGCCGGTGCCTCGGCCCAGCTCGCTGTCcccgccaacctcgccctGCTGCCTCTACTGGCTTgcgcgctcgtcaagcacGTGGGCCTGCGCGAGGGCTCGACGATCCCTCCCGACCTCCGCGCGTACGCGCAGGACCTGCTCACGACGCTGCCAACACAGTCGCTCATCCCCTACATCCACGCGCGCTTCTACTCGCTGCACAACATGCCAGCCGAGGCCGGCACGATCGGCGAGCACGGTGTCATCCTGCCTTCACCACTCAACCTGACGTcggagcgactcgagcgccACGGTCTGTTCCTCATCGAGGACGGCCAGAACATGTTCCTCTGGGTCGGGCAGGAGGCTGTGCCCAAGCTCATCCAGGACGTGTTCGACTTGGATTCGTACGCGGACCTGCAGGGCGGCAAGTACACGCTGCCCGTGCTGGACAACAGCTTCAACACGCGTGTCAACGCTATTATCGCCAAGACGCGCGAGCTCCGTCGCGGCGTGTACCGCCCGCACTTGTATGTTGTCAagtcggacgccgagcctgCACTGCGCTCGTGGGCTCTGAGCCTGCTCATTGAGGACCGCATGGACCACATGAGCAGCTATGCTCAGTACCTTACTAGGATTAAGAACAAGGTGAGCAGCTAA
- the TRM8 gene encoding tRNA (guanine-N(7)-)-methyltransferase, with amino-acid sequence MATTTAAKRSHDTMANQDAGEVVLREPQKRYYRQRAHANVFTDHELDYPASPDQMDWASHYPAYFPAKDGEQQKQVEWADVGCGFGGLIMALGPQFPDTLMLGMEIRVSVTQYVADRIAHQRQVAKEPGGYQNVSVIRANSMKHMPNFFAKGQLSKIFFLFPDPHFKLRKQKARIVTTALLAEYAYVLRPGGILYTVTDVKDLHEWMDAHSRAHKLFEYIPTEQLADDPILLAAKTATEEGRKVERNGGDKWVACFRRLPDPEEE; translated from the exons atggccaccaccacagccgCCAAGCGCTCGCACGACACGATGGCGAACCAGGACGCAGGAGAGGTGGTTCTCCGCGAGCCgcag AAGCGCTACtaccgccagcgcgcgcacgccaaCGTCTTCACGGATCACGAGCTCGACtaccccgcctcgccggACCAGATGGACTGGGCGTCCCACTACCCGGCCTACTTCCccgccaaggacggcgagcagcagaAGCAGGTCGAGTGGGCGGATGTTGGGTGCGGGTTTGGCGGCCTGATCATGGCGCTGGGACCGCAGTTCCCCGACACGCTGATGCTTG GCATGGAGATCCGCGTCTCCGTCACGCAGTACGTCGCCGACCGCAtcgcgcaccagcgccaggTCGCCAAGGAGCCGGGAGGATACCAGAACGTGTCGGTCATCCGCGCCAACAGCATGAAGCACATGCCCAACTTCTTCGCCAAGGGCCAGCTGTCCAAGATCTTCTTCCTGTTCCCCGACCCGCACTTCAAGCTCCGCAAGCAGAAGGCTAGGATCGTCACCACTGCGCTGTTGGCCGAGTACGCTTATGTGCTCAGGCCGGGGGGTATCCTGTACACGGTTACGGATGTGAAGG ACCTCCACGAGTGGATGGACGcccactcgcgcgcgcacaaGCTGTTCGAGTACATCCCGACCGAGCAGCTGGCCGACGACCCGATCCTGCTGGCGGCCAAGACGGCGACCGAGGAGGGACGCAAGGTGGAGCGTAACGGCGGAGACAAGTGGGTGGCGTGTTTCCGGCGGTTGCCGGACCCGGAGGAGGAGTAA
- the pac_0 gene encoding Puromycin N-acetyltransferase: MSLTIRTLDPARVTDAERDALTDVLARSFGTYTPHVLLYGADADLDDLVMRICVDHALKRHVVVVAERGGAVVGVAMWLFENLQPAYIKEAFGDATKQWWLLAQLGVSPSEKGTGVGSALLKAKREETDTPLYLNTQTPANVAFYEKNGYDVRADKAFDVPWSEEKWHDHFMSNPGDA, from the exons ATGTCACTCACCATCCGCACGCTCGACCCTGCCCGCGTGACTG ACGCCGAGCGGGATGCCTTgaccgacgtgctcgcgcggTCGTTTGGGACCT ACACGCCCCATGTGCTCCTGTacggcgctgacgccgaccttgacgacctcgtgATGCGCATCTGCGTCGACCACGCGCTGAAGCGGCAtgtcgtggtggtcgcggagcgcggcggcgccgttgtcggcgtcgcgatgTGG ctCTTTGAGAACCTCCAGCCGGCATACATCAAGGAAGCGTTCGGCGACGCCACCAAGCAGTGGTGGCTgcttgcgcagctcggcgtcagcCCGAGCGAGAAGGGGACCGGCGTGGGATCGGCGctgctcaaggccaagcgcgaggagacgGACACGCCGCTGTATCTCAACACGCAGACCCCGGCCAAC GTCGCGTTCTACGAGAAGAACGGGTACGACGTGCGTGCCGACAAGGCGTTCGACGTGCCGTGGTCTGAAGAGAAGTGGCACGACCACTTTATGAGCAACCCAGGCGACGCGTAG
- the SEH1 gene encoding Nucleoporin SEH1 — protein MLQTSLLATGHADLVTHVVYDFYGERLATCSADHKIKVFRQMPDGTWEPEAEWKAHDAPILHLSYAHPIHGPLLASSSHDRTVRIWEELPSPSATGGSVRWAERAVLTGAKGSVRAVEFSPPNPSYGLRVASIATDSHLRVHTSLDPELNDWSLVFDVHVPSLAAPHGEEPPAPSTPGDGPASAEAATGGWGISWCKEKWWGSVIAVFSGTAPTAKIVTLDPFPKAVALLQTPGNTSPLTAIAWAPSCGRSYHLIATGSRDGVVRIWQVQPPGDEEGAPRIWSSEVVAEFPKGARVGMVEWNATGTTLTTSDDEGVIRIYKPTYAKNWKLLGKMTAEEPLGDE, from the exons ATGCTGCAGACAAGTCTTCTCGCAACAGGACACGCAGACCTCGTGACGC ACGTCGTCTACGACTTCTACGGCGAGCGAC TGGCCACCTGCTCGGCAGACCACAAGATCAAGGTCTTCCGCCAGATGCCAGATGGCACCTgggagcccgaggccgagtggaAG GCGCACGACGCTCCCATCCTTCACCTTTCCTACGCGCACCCGATCCACGGGCCGCTgctcgcgtcctcgagccaCGACCGCACCGTGAGGATATGGGAGGAGCTGCCCAGCCCGTCCGCGACGGGGGGATCGGTGCGctgggccgagcgcgcggtgctcaccggcgccaagggctccgtccgcgccgtcgagttcTCGCCCCCGAACCCGTCGTACGGGCTGCGCGTGGCCTCCATCGCGACCGACTCGCATCTGCGTGTGCACACgtcgctcgaccccgagctgAACGACTGGTCGCTCGTGTTTGACGTCCACGtcccgtcgctcgccgcgccgcacggcgaggagccgCCCGCACCCTCGACGCCTGGAGATGGTCCGGCGTCGGCCGAAGCAGCCACTGGCGGCTGGGGAATCAGCTGGTGCAAGGAGAAGTGGTGGGGTAGCGTCATCGCCGTCTTCTctggcacggcgccgacggccaagATTGTGACGCTGGATCCGTTCCCCAAGGCCGTGGCCCTGCTCCAGACCCCCGGGAACACGTCCCCGCTCACCGCGATCGCATGGGCGCCGTCCTGCGGCCGCAGCTACCACCTCATCGCGACGGGATCGCGCGATGGCGTGGTCAGGATCTGGCAGGTGCAGCCTCCCGGAGACGAGGAGGGTGCGCCGAGGATCTGGTcgtccgaggtcgtcgccgagttcCCCAAGGGCGCACGTGTCGGCATGGTCGAGTGGAACGCGACCGGCACGACATTGACTacgtccgacgacgagggcgtcatCAGGATATACAAGC CAACGTACGCCAAGAACTGGAAGCTGCTCGGCAAGATGACGGCAGAGgagccgctcggcgacgagtaG
- the hem12 gene encoding Uroporphyrinogen decarboxylase, giving the protein MSAPYTVPKLANEATWRDAKWPEMKNVLALRAAAGEETERAPVWVMRQAGRYLPEFLEVRKHHSFFECCQTPSIAAELTLQPIDRYPRLDASIIFCDILVVPQALGMEVLMEPSKGPVLPDPLVTPADLKKLRENVDVQKELGYVFEAVTLTRKGLDGRVPLIGFCGAPWTLMAYMVEGGGSKTFEKCKSWLYKYPEESKQLLRIVADVCADLLVGQVLAGAQMLQVFDSWAGELTPYHFEQFALPALIHISKKVRYSLKQLGHPEVPMTLFAKGVHSPSSLALLRPETIFYDTIGLDAFLDPVEAKQLLGGKFALQGNFDPVILYGGKEGIEKEVERVSKRFHQAGGGWIANLGHGITPNVKPEDMGWFLECVHKYSARK; this is encoded by the exons ATGTCCGCCCCTTACACCGTCcccaagctcgccaacgaggccACCTGGCGCGACGCCAAGTGGCCCGAGATGAAGaacgtcctcgccctccgcgccgctgctggtgaGGAGACGGAGCGCGCCCCCGTGTGGGTCATGCGCCAGGCCGGCCGCTACCTCCCTG AATTCCTCGAGGTCCGCAAGCACCACTCGTTCTTCGAGTGCTGCCAGACGCCCTCGatcgcggccgagctcacgCTCCAGCCCATCGACCGCTAcccgcgcctcgacgcgtccaTCATCTTCTgcgacatcctcgtcgtgcCCCAGGCGCTCGGCATGGAGGTGCTCATGGAGCCCAGCAAGGGCCCCGTGCTCCCCGACCCGCTCGTCACCCCCGCCGACTTGAAGAAGCTCCGCGAGAACGTCGACGTCCAGAAGGAGCTGGGCTACGTCTTCGAGGCCGTCACCCTCACGCGTaagggcctcgacggccgcgtcccCCTCATCGGCTTCTGCGGCGCCCCCTGGACGCTCATGGCCTACATggtcgagggcggtggcTCCAAGACGTTTGAGAAGTGCAAGTCGTGGCTGTACAAGTACCCCGAGGAGAGCAAGCAGCTCCTCcgcatcgtcgccgacgtctgtgccgacctgctcgtcggtCAGGTTCTCGCTGGTGCCCAG ATGCTTCAGGTGTTCGACTCGTGGGCCGGTGAGCTCACCCCCTACCACTTTGAGCAGTTTGCGCTCCCCGCCCTCATCCACATCTCCAAGAAGGTGCGCTACTcgctcaagcagctcggccacCCCGAGGTGCCCATGACGCTGTTCGCCAAGGGTGtgcactcgccctcgtcgctcgcgctcctccgtCCCGAGACCATCTTCTACGACACgatcggcctcgacgccttcctcgaccccgtcgaggccaagcagctcctcggcggcaagttTGCTCTCCAGGGCAACTTTGACCCCGTCATCCTgtacggcggcaaggagggtATTGAGAAGGAGGTTGAGCGCGTGAGCAAGCGCTTCCaccaggccggcggcggctggatCGCAAACCTCGGCCACGGCATCACACCCAAcgtcaagcccgaggacATGGGCTGGTTCCTCGAGTGCGTGCACAAGTACTCGGCACGGAAGTAG
- the pac_2 gene encoding Puromycin N-acetyltransferase has protein sequence MTDVNIRRIDKTSVSDADKSAMKRVLAAAFAGYAPHMAIWHNEAANTRLMDEMVEHFLRRHEVVAAYIGDHVAGVALWVPPGHEFMSDAEAEGMNSLSLLPPKRGEFVATRVLPAIDVLTDASFPDAEEEWHYLFMLATDPTVQGSGVGSALLAHKIAERGDVPLCLHTNSERNARFYARTGFTQRAEHNLPLPFGAVWNDRFFTLPADASTRAMRELAAEAEST, from the exons ATGACGGACGTGAACATCCGACGAATCGACAAGACGAGCGTGAGCG ACGCCGACAAGAGCGCCATGAAGCGcgtcctcgcggccgccttCGCGGGGT ACGCACCCCACATGGCCATCTGGCACAACGAGGCGGCGAACACGCGCCTGATGGACGAGATGGTCGAGCACTTTCTCCGCCggcacgaggtcgtcgcggcgtacATCGGCGACCACGTggctggcgtcgcgctcTGGGTGCCGCCGGGGCACGAGTTCatgagcgacgccgaggcggagggcaTGAACTCGCTGTCGCTCCTGCCGCCCAAGCGGGGCGAGTTTGTCGCGACGAGG GTATTGCCCGCAATCGACGTGCTCACCGACGCTTCCttccccgacgccgaggaagagtGGCACTACCTCTTCATGCTAGCCACGGACCCGACCGTCcaaggcagcggcgtcggctcggcgctgctcgcgcacaaGATTGCAGAGCGTGGCGACGTCCCCCTCTGCCTGCATACCAACTCTGAGCGCAATGCGCGCTTCTACGCGCGCACCGGGTTCACCCAGCGAGCAGAGCATAACCTCCCCTTGCCGTTCGGCGCGGTCTGGAACGACCGCTTCTTCACGTTACCTGCtgacgcgtcgacgcgcgccatgcgcgagctcgccgccgaggcggagagcACCTAG